A genomic region of Sphingobium sp. HWE2-09 contains the following coding sequences:
- the nagZ gene encoding beta-N-acetylhexosaminidase: MKPVIFGLSGETLTGDERAFFADAQPAGYILFKRNIADRAQLRALTDDLRALHGRDDLLIMIDQEGGRVARMQPPVWPGFPPGAAFDRLYDLAPSSAIAAARANAHAIALTLAEVGITVDALPLLDVRQPGASDIMGDRTLGAEPMRVAALGRATLEGLADGGVVGIVKHMPGHGRAMVDSHLDLPVVDANLNALETDLAPFRTLNRAPMGMTAHVVYTEWDAQRPASLSPTIIGEIIRQRIGFTGLLMSDDLDMKALNGSIPELAAAVVAAGCDLALNCWGRMDDMVGIAGLLPEITDAGRARLDRAMASVTRRRDQTPIEDVLATRDALLGLVAA; the protein is encoded by the coding sequence ATGAAACCCGTCATCTTCGGTCTGTCCGGCGAAACCCTGACCGGCGACGAGCGCGCCTTCTTTGCGGACGCGCAGCCCGCCGGTTATATCCTGTTCAAGCGCAATATCGCGGACCGGGCGCAGTTGCGGGCGCTGACCGACGATCTGCGCGCGCTGCATGGACGCGACGACCTGTTGATCATGATCGATCAGGAAGGTGGCCGGGTGGCGCGAATGCAGCCGCCAGTGTGGCCCGGTTTCCCGCCCGGCGCGGCGTTCGACCGGCTCTATGATCTGGCCCCGTCCAGCGCGATCGCGGCGGCGCGGGCCAATGCCCATGCCATCGCGCTGACGCTGGCGGAGGTCGGCATTACCGTCGATGCGCTGCCGCTGCTGGACGTGCGGCAGCCGGGCGCGAGCGACATCATGGGCGACCGGACGCTGGGCGCCGAGCCGATGCGCGTCGCGGCGCTGGGCCGCGCGACGCTGGAAGGGCTGGCCGATGGCGGCGTGGTCGGCATCGTCAAACATATGCCGGGCCATGGCCGGGCGATGGTGGACAGCCATCTCGACCTGCCGGTGGTGGACGCCAACTTGAATGCGCTGGAAACTGACCTGGCGCCCTTCCGCACGCTCAACCGCGCGCCGATGGGGATGACTGCGCATGTCGTCTATACCGAATGGGATGCGCAGCGCCCAGCCAGCCTGTCGCCCACGATCATCGGCGAAATCATCCGGCAGCGGATCGGCTTTACCGGGCTGCTGATGTCCGACGATCTGGATATGAAGGCGCTGAACGGCAGCATCCCCGAATTGGCCGCCGCCGTGGTGGCGGCGGGATGCGATCTGGCGCTCAATTGCTGGGGGCGGATGGACGATATGGTCGGCATCGCTGGCCTGTTGCCGGAGATTACGGACGCAGGGCGCGCGCGGCTCGACCGGGCGATGGCGTCGGTGACTCGTAGGCGCGATCAGACGCCGATCGAGGACGTGCTGGCGACGCGCGATGCGCTGTTGGGCCTGGTGGCGGCTTGA
- a CDS encoding segregation and condensation protein A, producing the protein MDDLFVAPAIPAPDMLTVSFDAWEGPLDLLLSLARTQKVDLREISILALTEQYLDFIDGAQELRLELAADYLVMAAWLAYLKSSLLLPRQEQADPSPEELALRLQLRLQRLHAMRDAAARLMARDRVGRDVFARRKPEGLRLVKKAQWRASLYDLIQAYGQIRARTQPVVHTIAVRPVMTLDEAIQRVGALVGAAIDWTALIAFLPPGLDAPKAKSALASSFVAALELARQGRLEMQQDGIFAPLYLRAARPNQGASA; encoded by the coding sequence GTGGACGATCTTTTCGTCGCGCCTGCCATTCCCGCCCCCGACATGCTGACCGTCAGTTTCGATGCGTGGGAAGGGCCGCTCGACCTGCTGCTCAGCCTTGCGCGGACGCAGAAGGTCGATCTGCGTGAGATTTCCATACTCGCGCTGACCGAACAATATCTCGACTTCATCGATGGCGCGCAGGAACTGCGGCTGGAACTGGCGGCGGACTATCTGGTGATGGCGGCGTGGCTGGCCTATCTCAAATCATCGCTGCTGCTCCCCCGGCAGGAACAGGCCGATCCCAGCCCCGAGGAACTGGCGCTGCGGCTGCAGTTGCGGCTCCAGCGGCTACACGCCATGCGCGACGCTGCGGCCCGGCTGATGGCGCGCGACCGGGTGGGCCGCGACGTCTTTGCCCGGCGCAAGCCCGAAGGGTTGCGGCTGGTGAAGAAGGCGCAGTGGCGCGCCAGCCTCTATGACCTGATCCAAGCCTATGGGCAAATTCGCGCTCGGACGCAGCCGGTGGTGCACACCATCGCGGTGCGCCCGGTGATGACGCTGGATGAGGCGATCCAGCGGGTGGGTGCGCTGGTCGGCGCGGCGATCGACTGGACGGCCCTTATAGCCTTCCTGCCGCCGGGGCTGGACGCGCCGAAGGCGAAGTCGGCACTCGCCAGCAGCTTCGTCGCGGCGCTGGAACTGGCGCGACAGGGGCGGCTGGAGATGCAGCAGGACGGCATTTTCGCACCCCTCTACCTGCGCGCGGCCAGGCCGAATCAGGGCGCTTCGGCATGA
- the scpB gene encoding SMC-Scp complex subunit ScpB, giving the protein MSVEPDDFLRAVEAVLFVAEAPLTMAEIKAHVGEGGDLSATLRALSDHYAGRGINLVERGGRWHFQTAPDLAHILRREKDEPRKLSRAAMETLAIIGYHEPVSRAEIEAIRGVQVGKGTLDVLMEAGWVRPAGRREVPGRPLIYATSVDFLSHFGLSSRRDLPGMDDLRAAGLLDPVDLALEGLGGQSVVENDDEDA; this is encoded by the coding sequence ATGAGCGTGGAGCCTGACGACTTCCTGCGCGCCGTCGAGGCCGTGCTGTTCGTCGCCGAAGCGCCGCTGACGATGGCAGAGATCAAGGCGCATGTGGGGGAGGGTGGCGACCTGTCCGCCACGCTGCGTGCGCTGTCCGATCATTATGCCGGGCGCGGGATCAATCTGGTCGAACGGGGCGGGCGCTGGCATTTCCAGACCGCGCCCGACCTGGCCCATATCCTGCGTCGCGAGAAGGACGAACCGCGCAAATTGTCGCGCGCGGCGATGGAGACGCTGGCGATCATCGGCTATCATGAGCCGGTCAGCCGCGCGGAAATCGAAGCAATTCGCGGGGTTCAGGTGGGCAAGGGCACGCTCGATGTGCTGATGGAAGCAGGATGGGTGCGCCCGGCGGGGCGGCGCGAAGTGCCCGGTCGGCCGCTTATCTATGCGACCAGTGTAGATTTTCTGTCACATTTCGGGCTTAGCAGCCGTCGCGACCTTCCCGGTATGGACGATCTGCGCGCTGCTGGCCTGCTCGACCCCGTCGATTTGGCGCTGGAGGGTCTGGGCGGCCAATCCGTTGTGGAAAATGACGATGAAGACGCCTAG
- a CDS encoding twin-arginine translocase TatA/TatE family subunit: MGSFSLMHWVIVLLVVMLLFGGGRISGLMGDVAKGIKSFKKGMADDSDDDVTPAKPATRIEGHRVPEQDAPGATTAPEEKTKA, translated from the coding sequence ATGGGTTCCTTTTCGCTGATGCACTGGGTGATCGTGCTCCTGGTCGTCATGCTGCTATTTGGTGGCGGCCGTATTTCCGGCCTGATGGGTGACGTTGCCAAGGGCATCAAGAGCTTCAAGAAGGGCATGGCCGACGATAGCGACGACGATGTGACGCCCGCCAAGCCCGCGACCCGCATCGAAGGGCATCGTGTGCCCGAGCAGGACGCGCCGGGTGCAACGACTGCGCCCGAAGAAAAGACCAAGGCCTGA
- the tatB gene encoding Sec-independent protein translocase protein TatB codes for MFGIDSSEFLVIVIIAVIVIGPKDLPRALYKVGQIVGKAQGMARHFRTGIDAMVREVELEELEKKWAAQNKRIMDEHPPEVAATEALPAPVEGAAADTPPYVAEAPEDKPAFVAQSAPVVPPAPVASPAADGPPYVAEAPTEPRKGDASA; via the coding sequence ATGTTTGGTATCGATTCGTCCGAATTTCTGGTGATCGTGATCATTGCCGTGATCGTGATCGGACCCAAGGATTTGCCGCGCGCGCTCTATAAAGTGGGGCAGATCGTGGGCAAGGCGCAGGGCATGGCCCGGCATTTTCGCACCGGCATCGACGCCATGGTGCGGGAAGTCGAGTTGGAAGAGCTGGAAAAGAAATGGGCGGCGCAGAACAAGCGGATCATGGACGAACATCCGCCCGAGGTCGCAGCGACCGAAGCGTTGCCCGCGCCGGTCGAAGGCGCTGCGGCAGACACGCCGCCTTATGTCGCCGAAGCGCCGGAAGACAAGCCGGCCTTCGTCGCGCAATCCGCGCCCGTGGTCCCGCCTGCGCCTGTCGCTTCGCCAGCGGCCGACGGCCCGCCCTATGTGGCGGAAGCGCCCACGGAACCGCGCAAGGGTGACGCATCGGCATGA
- the tatC gene encoding twin-arginine translocase subunit TatC, protein MIGDIDDSKAPLLDHLIELRGRLLKCVYALVLTGAVCFYFSEQLFAILVHPLKEAFGDGGGRLVYTKLYEAFFVQVKIAFFGAFCLSFPIIANQLWAFVAPGLYAKEKKALLPFILATPFLFAMGASLAYFVVMPTAFHFFLEFQGNSSGLQVEALPSADAYLGLVMQFILAFGISFLMPVLLMLLNRAGFVTRAQLIGMRRYMIVAAFILAAVLTPPDVVSQLMLAIPLLLLYEITIVAIWFTDRRAAKAEAVEEVSA, encoded by the coding sequence ATGATCGGCGATATCGACGACAGCAAGGCGCCCTTGCTCGACCATCTGATCGAGTTGCGCGGCCGCTTGCTCAAATGCGTCTATGCCCTGGTGCTGACCGGCGCTGTCTGCTTCTATTTTTCCGAACAATTATTTGCCATCCTGGTGCATCCGCTCAAGGAAGCCTTCGGCGACGGCGGCGGTCGACTGGTCTATACCAAGCTTTATGAAGCGTTTTTCGTGCAGGTGAAGATCGCCTTTTTCGGCGCCTTCTGCCTGTCCTTCCCTATCATCGCCAACCAGCTGTGGGCCTTCGTCGCGCCCGGCCTCTATGCCAAGGAAAAGAAGGCGCTGCTGCCCTTCATCCTGGCGACACCCTTCCTCTTCGCGATGGGCGCCAGCTTGGCCTATTTCGTGGTGATGCCCACGGCCTTTCACTTCTTCTTGGAATTTCAGGGCAATAGCAGCGGCCTTCAGGTTGAGGCGCTGCCCAGCGCCGACGCCTATCTGGGCCTGGTCATGCAATTCATCCTGGCGTTCGGCATCAGCTTCCTGATGCCGGTGCTGTTGATGCTGCTCAACCGGGCAGGCTTCGTGACCCGGGCGCAGCTGATCGGGATGCGCCGCTACATGATCGTCGCGGCCTTCATCCTGGCCGCCGTGCTGACGCCGCCTGATGTGGTATCGCAGCTGATGCTCGCGATCCCGCTGCTGCTGCTCTACGAAATCACCATCGTTGCCATCTGGTTCACCGATCGCCGCGCGGCGAAGGCCGAGGCGGTGGAAGAGGTTTCGGCCTGA
- a CDS encoding entericidin A/B family lipoprotein — protein MTKKILAAVLLTGSLMVAACNTVEGAGRDVQSAGKAVEKSAN, from the coding sequence ATGACGAAGAAGATTTTGGCCGCTGTGCTGCTCACCGGATCGCTCATGGTCGCCGCGTGCAACACCGTCGAAGGCGCTGGCCGCGACGTGCAGAGCGCTGGCAAGGCCGTGGAAAAGTCGGCGAACTAA
- a CDS encoding cell wall hydrolase, whose translation MRLLAQMRGWRGHGVIALIALMLLVAPRLITAAPLDMLGGDVSQAQADPSEDGGMNFPGSAFFYAQGAFDPAPGVATVQSEHVLGLDAVTAAPAMAFRGLTGVDSYRALNCLTSAVYYEAGNEPDDGQRAVAQVVLNRVRSQLWPNTVCGVVYQGSERTDYKCQFTFSCDGAMARLPAAAAWVRARRVAEEALAGKVYTPVGLATHYHTLAVRPDWSSSLQAVAVIGAHIFYRNPGFNGTPAAFHAAYLGRETISGPARTSWPVRPVQPVEMLTLPYAPLPAVAPTATPVAPRGGWSPAPLPKPVDDGLPESTIRPEYWNSGRPLI comes from the coding sequence ATGCGGCTTTTGGCGCAGATGCGGGGATGGCGGGGCCATGGCGTGATCGCTTTGATCGCGCTGATGCTGCTCGTCGCGCCGCGCCTGATCACCGCTGCGCCGCTTGACATGCTGGGCGGCGACGTCAGCCAGGCCCAGGCCGATCCGTCTGAAGACGGAGGCATGAACTTCCCCGGCTCCGCCTTCTTCTACGCACAGGGGGCGTTCGATCCCGCGCCCGGCGTCGCTACGGTGCAGAGCGAACATGTGCTGGGGCTGGACGCGGTGACGGCCGCGCCCGCCATGGCCTTTCGCGGTCTGACCGGGGTCGACAGCTATCGCGCGCTCAACTGCCTGACATCGGCGGTCTATTATGAAGCGGGCAACGAGCCGGACGACGGCCAGCGCGCGGTGGCGCAGGTGGTGCTGAACCGGGTCCGCAGCCAGTTATGGCCCAATACGGTGTGCGGCGTCGTCTATCAGGGGTCGGAACGCACCGACTATAAATGCCAATTCACCTTCAGCTGCGACGGCGCGATGGCGCGGCTGCCCGCCGCGGCCGCCTGGGTCCGCGCGCGCCGCGTGGCGGAAGAGGCGCTGGCGGGCAAGGTCTATACACCAGTCGGCCTCGCAACCCATTATCATACGCTGGCGGTGCGCCCCGACTGGTCGTCCAGCCTGCAGGCGGTCGCGGTGATCGGCGCGCATATCTTCTATCGCAATCCCGGCTTCAACGGCACGCCCGCCGCCTTCCACGCCGCCTATCTGGGCCGGGAGACGATATCCGGACCGGCGCGGACCAGCTGGCCCGTCCGTCCAGTGCAGCCGGTCGAGATGCTGACGTTGCCCTATGCCCCGCTGCCAGCGGTGGCGCCGACCGCGACGCCGGTCGCGCCGCGCGGCGGCTGGAGCCCGGCGCCCTTGCCCAAGCCTGTCGATGACGGCCTGCCGGAATCTACGATCCGTCCTGAATATTGGAACAGCGGCCGCCCGCTGATCTGA
- a CDS encoding cysteine synthase A, whose translation MLLQSNSLALIGNTPMVRLTGPSEATGCDIFAKCEFANPGASVKDRAALFIVNDAEEKGLLKPGGTIVEGTAGNTGIGLALVANAKGYKTIIVMPETQSREKMDTLRALGAELVTVPAAPYSNPGHFVHTSRRMAEETEGAIWANQFDNIANRKAHIVGTAEEIWTQMDGRIDGFTCAAGTGGTIAGVGLGLKAKDEAITIALSDPHGAALYSYYAQGELKAEGSSVAEGIGQGRITANLEGAPIDTQFRISDEEGLEWVRRLLAEEGLCLGLSSGINVAGAVALARQLGPGKRIVTILCDTGFRYLSTLYNRQWLESKGLTVFPWLAHTA comes from the coding sequence ATGCTGCTTCAATCCAATAGTCTCGCGCTGATCGGCAACACGCCGATGGTGCGCCTCACCGGTCCGTCCGAAGCGACGGGCTGCGACATTTTCGCCAAATGCGAGTTCGCCAATCCCGGCGCGTCGGTCAAGGATCGCGCCGCTTTGTTCATCGTCAACGATGCCGAGGAAAAGGGGCTGCTCAAGCCCGGCGGCACCATTGTCGAAGGGACGGCGGGCAATACCGGCATCGGCCTGGCGCTGGTCGCCAATGCCAAGGGCTACAAGACGATCATCGTCATGCCCGAAACCCAGAGCCGGGAAAAGATGGACACGCTGCGTGCGTTGGGCGCGGAACTGGTCACGGTGCCAGCCGCGCCCTATTCCAACCCCGGCCATTTCGTCCATACCTCGCGCCGCATGGCGGAGGAAACGGAAGGCGCGATCTGGGCCAACCAGTTCGACAATATCGCCAATCGCAAAGCGCATATCGTCGGCACCGCCGAAGAAATCTGGACGCAGATGGACGGGCGGATCGACGGCTTCACCTGCGCGGCGGGCACCGGCGGGACGATCGCTGGCGTGGGGCTGGGCCTCAAAGCCAAGGATGAAGCCATCACGATCGCGCTCAGCGATCCGCATGGCGCGGCGCTCTATAGCTATTATGCGCAGGGCGAGTTGAAGGCGGAGGGCAGCAGCGTCGCCGAAGGCATCGGCCAGGGCCGCATCACCGCCAATCTGGAGGGTGCGCCGATCGACACGCAATTCCGCATTTCCGATGAGGAAGGGCTGGAGTGGGTCCGCCGCTTGCTGGCCGAAGAAGGGCTGTGCCTCGGCCTGTCGTCCGGCATCAACGTCGCTGGCGCGGTGGCGCTGGCGCGGCAATTGGGACCGGGCAAGCGGATCGTGACGATCCTGTGCGACACCGGCTTTCGCTATTTGTCGACGCTCTACAACCGGCAATGGCTGGAATCTAAGGGCTTGACCGTCTTCCCCTGGCTCGCGCACACTGCATGA
- a CDS encoding Gldg family protein, with product MACTNEIANAGMSMKAGVRRFLWLWLLPLAIFLVGLRRTFLTGQTDPWDWGVPAALLLAGAGLLLARRGWVIQAWVALGSVGMALIFCTVAAARAPDMVAALGLLGVALMAVFGGAFFTIHPFASSVVEKPHANASRLCSKRTAAGAACLIFAALILWRGPAQPLHPVADRPKLAVVTGLPLFWAESGQGGPRDAPIVTVLRTRFTVIPLDDPLGLKASGAERLLLAQPRALTPAQRVAIDTWVRAGGTALVLADPLLRWPSDRPMGDRRRAPSTSLLQPLLAHWGFEPTGTEDGEIRHFTSDGAVLTLSGVQLYGATPGDGVVHRKLGKGVVLLLGDADAIDDALWLADPARPLDPRFWVADTPARVVQWLGGPSVPADRRWMRDAKHVTAALRWALLVGTIWAMMGALALRGSKQGFDIRTKNEHDTMERDKTG from the coding sequence TTGGCCTGCACAAATGAGATCGCCAATGCGGGAATGTCGATGAAGGCGGGGGTGAGGCGTTTCCTGTGGCTCTGGCTGCTGCCGCTAGCGATTTTTCTCGTCGGGCTGAGGCGCACGTTTCTGACCGGGCAGACCGATCCTTGGGATTGGGGCGTGCCCGCTGCGCTGTTGTTGGCGGGGGCGGGGTTGCTGCTGGCACGACGCGGTTGGGTGATCCAGGCCTGGGTGGCGCTGGGTAGTGTCGGGATGGCGCTGATCTTTTGCACTGTCGCAGCGGCGCGCGCGCCGGATATGGTTGCAGCACTGGGATTGCTGGGCGTGGCGCTGATGGCGGTGTTCGGCGGGGCGTTCTTTACTATCCACCCGTTCGCTTCGAGCGTAGTCGAGAAGCCTCACGCAAACGCTTCCCGACTATGCTCGAAGCGAACGGCGGCCGGGGCGGCTTGCCTCATCTTCGCTGCGCTCATCCTATGGCGCGGTCCTGCCCAACCGCTGCATCCGGTCGCCGACCGCCCCAAACTCGCCGTCGTTACCGGCCTGCCGCTCTTCTGGGCGGAGTCGGGACAGGGTGGGCCGCGCGATGCGCCGATCGTCACGGTCCTGCGCACGCGCTTCACCGTCATACCGCTGGATGACCCGCTCGGCCTGAAGGCGTCCGGCGCGGAGCGACTATTGCTCGCACAACCGCGCGCACTGACGCCTGCGCAACGGGTCGCGATCGACACCTGGGTGCGGGCTGGCGGCACGGCGCTCGTGCTGGCCGATCCGCTGCTGCGCTGGCCGTCCGACCGGCCGATGGGCGATCGCCGCCGCGCCCCGTCCACCAGCCTGTTGCAGCCCCTGCTGGCGCATTGGGGATTCGAGCCGACCGGTACCGAGGACGGCGAAATCCGCCATTTCACGTCCGATGGCGCCGTCCTGACCCTGTCCGGTGTGCAGCTATATGGCGCGACGCCGGGCGACGGGGTCGTGCATCGCAAGCTGGGCAAGGGCGTAGTCCTCCTGCTGGGCGATGCCGACGCGATCGATGACGCTCTATGGCTGGCCGATCCCGCGCGTCCGCTCGATCCGCGCTTCTGGGTCGCGGACACGCCTGCGCGCGTCGTGCAATGGCTGGGCGGCCCATCCGTCCCAGCCGACCGGCGTTGGATGCGCGACGCAAAGCATGTGACCGCCGCGCTCCGCTGGGCGCTGCTGGTCGGGACGATATGGGCCATGATGGGCGCGCTGGCGCTGCGGGGCAGCAAACAAGGTTTCGACATCAGAACAAAAAACGAACATGACACGATGGAGCGTGACAAAACCGGTTAG